One stretch of Hevea brasiliensis isolate MT/VB/25A 57/8 chromosome 12, ASM3005281v1, whole genome shotgun sequence DNA includes these proteins:
- the LOC110654313 gene encoding glycosyltransferase family 92 protein RCOM_0530710-like — MKSSSTSPLHLLSLGRATLRLPPPSNSFETMRRTTLLLAFFSLFLCVFSLYSSRNATHLIFPSADDSSLVPLNHRLSFPFQHSYSIASQSVLLPDWQVLVIVSPETDSQLLSNLNFTCLYPNNATVPASFSGILPSTNQTTFKCFLPRSTRRRLPFAAPMLIRLSDKESPVPWPCWAPPQELIRWTYLVYESFSTEGDVVLFVKGLNNRQGINRSPREFTCVFFVDESNNTNTVKTAVTSSIQEVFRCGHPDLTAFVSGDDHDHDHIPIKLKLSLEETATTGAKKVVPSVAYYTPWRKIAKAQPKSQLCASTMVYNVGKFLREWIMYHSKIGVEKFILYDNDSDDDLYSVVEDLNEEGYNVETLLWLWPKTQEAGFSHAALHAKDSCKWMIYIDVDEFVFAPSWDSSSEPTDQMLKSLLPSLSSSHMIGEISILCNEFGPSNQRSHPAEGVTQGYTCRRRVENRHKSIVLLEAIDDSLLNVIHHFSLKKSYRMKHLSLEAAVVNHYKYQAWEEFKAKFRRRVSAYVVDWMSGLNPLSKDRTPGLGYEAVEPPGWENKFCEVRDDRLKMLTERWFGTQMGRGTYRMAWQS, encoded by the coding sequence ATGAAATCTTCATCAACTTCCCCTCTTCATTTGCTTTCTCTAGGGAGAGCAACACTACGTCTACCCCCTCCCAGTAATTCCTTCGAAACCATGCGTCGTACCActcttcttcttgctttcttttcccttttcctCTGCGTTTTCTCTCTTTATTCCTCTCGTAATGCAACCCACCTTATTTTCCCCTCTGCCGACGATTCTTCTCTTGTTCCCCTCAACCACCGCCTCTCTTTTCCGTTTCAGCATTCTTATTCCATTGCTTCTCAATCCGTTTTGTTGCCGGATTGGCAGGTTCTCGTCATTGTCTCGCCGGAGACGGACTCACAGTTGCTTTCCAATCTCAATTTCACCTGTCTTTATCCCAACAACGCTACTGTTCCTGCTAGTTTCTCTGGGATCTTGCCTTCCACGAACCAGACTACGTTCAAGTGTTTTCTTCCTCGAAGCACACGGCGTCGGTTGCCCTTCGCGGCTCCCATGTTGATCAGATTGTCGGATAAGGAATCCCCTGTTCCTTGGCCGTGTTGGGCACCGCCGCAGGAGTTGATCAGGTGGACATACCTCGTGTACGAGTCGTTCTCCACGGAGGGCGACGTCGTTCTCTTCGTAAAAGGCTTGAACAACCGCCAAGGGATCAACAGGTCTCCACGCGAATTCACTTGCGTGTTCTTCGTCGACGAGTCCAACAACACCAACACCGTTAAAACCGCCGTTACGAGCTCAATACAAGAGGTGTTCAGGTGTGGTCACCCTGATTTAACGGCGTTTGTTTCTGGTGATGATCATGATCATGATCACATCCCAATCAAACTCAAACTCTCCCTAGAAGAAACCGCGACCACGGGGGCGAAGAAGGTAGTTCCTTCCGTGGCGTACTACACCCCTTGGCGCAAGATAGCAAAAGCACAGCCAAAATCCCAACTGTGTGCCTCCACCATGGTTTACAACGTGGGCAAGTTCCTGAGAGAATGGATCATGTATCATTCAAAGATTGGGGTCGAAAAGTTCATATTATACGATAATGACAGCGACGATGATTTGTATAGCGTCGTTGAGGATCTTAACGAAGAGGGTTATAATGTAGAGACGCTATTATGGCTGTGGCCTAAGACTCAAGAAGCTGGATTTTCCCACGCTGCTTTGCACGCTAAAGATTCATGCAAATGGATGATTTATATAGATGTTGATGAATTTGTCTTCGCGCCATCGTGGGATAGTTCATCAGAACCGACTGATCAAATGCTAAAATCTTTACTGCCATCATTGTCGTCGTCTCATATGATCGGAGAAATTTCGATATTGTGCAACGAATTTGGTCCGTCGAATCAAAGGTCGCATCCGGCGGAGGGGGTGACACAAGGGTACACTTGTAGAAGGCGGGTAGAGAATCGGCACAAGTCTATAGTCCTATTAGAAGCGATTGATGATTCTTTGCTTAACGTGATACACCATTTTAGTTTAAAGAAAAGTTATAGAATGAAGCATTTGAGCTTGGAAGCTGCAGTGGTGAACCATTATAAGTACCAAGCTTGGGAAGAATTTAAGGCTAAGTTTAGAAGAAGGGTATCAGCGTACGTGGTGGATTGGATGAGTGGATTGAACCCATTGTCCAAGGATAGAACACCAGGGTTAGGGTATGAAGCAGTGGAGCCACCAGGGTGGGAAAACAAGTTCTGTGAGGTAAGAGATGATAGGTTGAAGATGCTGACAGAGAGATGGTTTGGTACGCAAATGGGAAGAGGAACATAcagaatggcatggcaaagttGA
- the LOC110654395 gene encoding probable serine/threonine-protein kinase PIX13 encodes MGNCFGSPVNNHNSPATTNHSTPETSGNHNSKQPGIPSSRTNNNSPENGGSNNKNQTTTTTMTTSTHSGKIITPNLKIFTLAELKSATRNFRPDTFLGEGGFGRVFKGWIDEKTYAPSKVGVGIAVAVKKSNSDSHQGLEEWQSEVKFLGKFSHPNLVKLLGYCWEEKQFLLVYEYMQKGSLENHLFRKGAEPLTWDLRLKVAIGAAQGLAFLHNSEKSVIYRDFKTSNILLDEDYNGKLSDFGLAKLGPVNGNSHVTTRVMGTYGYAAPEYVATGHLYVKSDVYGFGVVLLELLTGLRALDTNRPTGEYNLVDWALPSLSDKRKLKKIMDPRLEEQYPMKGAMQAADLITHCLESDPKIRPSMDEVLDSLEKIYAIKDKPKQSKVKNKKQGNNINWRQEQHSAHPLRSPLHSKHGGYGNGGSAYPASVRST; translated from the exons ATGGGAAATTGTTTCGGATCTCCTGTGAATAATCACAACAGCCCAGCCACTACCAATCATTCTACACCAG AAACCTCAGGGAATCACAATAGCAAACAACCTGGAATTCCGAGTAGCAGAACCAATAATAACAGCCCAGAAAATGGAGGAAGCAACAACAAAAACCAAACGACGACGACGACGATGACGACGTCTACTCACAGCGGGAAGATCATCACCCCGAATCTTAAAATTTTCACTCTAGCAGAGCTAAAAAGCGCTACGAGGAACTTCAGACCTGATACATTCCTAGGAGAGGGTGGATTTGGAAGAGTGTTTAAAGGTTGGATTGATGAGAAGACTTACGCACCGTCGAAAGTAGGCGTCGGCATTGCGGTCGCCGTCAAGAAGTCCAACTCAGATAGCCATCAAGGGCTAGAAGAATGGCag TCAGAAGTGAAATTTCTTGGCAAGTTTTCACACCCAAATCTTGTGAAGCTCCTAGGTTATTGTTGGGAAGAAAAACAGTTCCTTCTTGTCTATGAATACATGCAGAAGGGAAGCTTGGAAAACCACCTATTCAGAA AGGGTGCAGAGCCACTTACATGGGATCTTAGACTTAAAGTAGCAATTGGAGCAGCTCAAGGCCTTGCCTTCTTGCACAACTCAGAAAAGAGTGTCATATACAGGGACTTTAAGACCTCTAATATTTTGTTGGATGAG GACTACAACGGTAAACTTTCAGACTTCGGATTGGCCAAATTGGGCCCAGTAAATGGCAACTCTCACGTTACAACTCGGGTCATGGGCACATATGGCTACGCAGCCCCTGAATATGTCGCCACAG GGCATTTGTACGTGAAGAGTGATGTTTATGGGTTTGGTGTTGTCCTGCTGGAATTGTTAACGGGCCTCAGAGCACTTGACACCAACCGGCCTACGGGCGAGTACAATTTGGTAGATTGGGCCTTGCCATCTCTTTCAGATAAAAGGAAACTGAAAAAGATTATGGACCCCAGGCTTGAAGAACAGTACCCAATGAAAGGTGCAATGCAAGCGGCTGACCTTATAACACACTGCTTGGAATCCGACCCCAAAATAAGACCTTCCATGGATGAAGTCTTGGACAGCTTAGAAAAGATATATGCCATCAAAGATAAACCTAAACAGAGCAAAGTGAAGAACAAAAAACAGGGTAATAATATTAACTGGAGACAAGAACAGCATTCAGCCCATCCTCTTCGGTCTCCTCTGCACTCCAAGCATGGCGGTTATGGGAATGGAGGTTCAGCTTACCCTGCTTCAGTTAGATCTACCTGA
- the LOC110654396 gene encoding uncharacterized protein LOC110654396 — translation MGEIAATMTKKKKKKGRPSLLDLQKRSLKQQQQNPNFKSPNSLLNAHHRISTRRNPNLDEPDWINGDGEDDDDERKEKKHKLLLGLNSQQNNNNGNHHYPISSADSQGLNPSYGPDDDNPEVALKRRKISASRLGSDDMGVKAPKATDTLHESLVEPGPTTPLPDKKLLSFILDRLQKKDTYGVFSEPVDPEELPDYHDIIEHPMDFSTVRKKLDGGAYASLEQFEKDVFLICSNAMQYNSPDTIYFRQARSMQELASKDFENLRQDSDDGEPQPKIVRRGRPPGKLKKSLERSTLDRVGPECSSDATLASGGDNPNSSAGYNLRRTHSYKYQPADVLVKTTFGSHNSETYSTWMSEWENEFPASVLKAVLRCGKKPFVIDENRRDTYKHPSASTHGPSSLNIFEGELKQLMTVGLNSEHGYARSLARFAADLGPIAWKFASKKIESVLPTGLEFGPGWVGEDKAVERQQQLLFSDRHIVSNNCVGIEALSRLQSSTMTGTNSIVASRCSAWSGEDMVETVGGLNSQSELSSLNNGITGMNPGYSVVVQPKPVIQSDLNGFSGGFGYNNCSPLLGTARLGVATGRSSSEHTAVTSQAFDKVSTSNTSFCPMRGNDFKLNKAKLSETSSVLLQSGKSSALGPSSDSQALLNAGIDGKSFRQYNQQDFFQFPPDLNVGCLAPNSPSSSVPIGLPQQPDLALQL, via the exons atgGGTGAGATTGCTGCGACAAtgacgaagaagaagaagaaaaagggacGTCCTTCTCTTTTAGACCTTCAAAAACGCTCTCTCAAACAACAACAACAAAACCCCAATTTCAAAAGCCCTAATTCACTCCTCAATGCCCATCACCGCATATCCACTCGCCGGAACCCTAATCTCGATGAGCCAGACTGGATTAACGGTGATGGAGAAGACGACGACGACGAGCGCAAAGAGAAGAAACATAAGCTTTTGCTTGGATTGAATTCCCAACAAAACAACAACAACGGCAATCATCATTACCCGATTTCCTCGGCGGATTCCCAGGGTCTTAATCCTTCATACGGCCCTGATGATGATAATCCCGAGGTGGCTCTTAAGAGGCGCAAGATCAGTGCCTCCCGTCTCGGATCTGATGATATG GGTGTAAAGGCTCCGAAAGCGACAGACACTCTTCATG AGTCACTGGTGGAGCCGGGCCCCACAACACCTTTGCCAGACAAAAAGTTGTTGTCCTTCATTCTTGACAGGCTTCAAAA AAAGGACACCTATGGAGTGTTCTCTGAGCCGGTGGATCCTGAAGAG CTTCCTGATTACCATGATATCATTGAGCATCCCATGGACTTTTCAACTGTGAGAAAGAAGCTAGATGGAGGAGCTTATGCGAGCTTGGAGCAATTTGAG AAAGATGTATTCCTGATATGTTCAAATGCAATGCAGTATAATTCACCAGATACTATTTACTTCCGACAG GCACGATCCATGCAAGAGCTTGCAAGTAAGGACTTTGAAAACTTGAGACAAGATAGTGATGATGGTGAACCCCAACCCAAAATTGTGAGGAGAGGCAGACCACCTGGAAAGCTGAAAAAATCTCTTGAGAGGTCTACCCTTGATCGTGTTGGTCCTGAATGTTCCTCAGATGCAACTCTTGCCTCTGGAGGGGATAATCCCAACAGTTCTGCTGGTTACAATCTCAGAAGAACCCATTCATACAAGTATCAGCCTGCAGATGTCCTGGTCAAAACCACTTTTGGGTCCCATAACAGTGAAACGTATTCTACCTGGATGTCTGAATGGGAAAATGAATTTCCAG CTTCTGTTTTGAAGGCTGTACTAAGGTGTGGGAAGAAACCATTTGTGATAGATGAGAATAGGCGAGACACTTATAAGCATCCATCGGCTTCTACACATGGACCATCGTCTTTGAATATTTTCGAAGGAGAACTGAAGCAATTGATGACA GTAGGTTTAAATTCAGAGCATGGTTATGCAAGAAGTCTGGCACGTTTTGCTGCTGATCTAGGGCCCATTGCATGGAAATTTGCTTCAAAGAAAATTGAAAGTGTGTTGCCAACAGGACTTGAATTTGGTCCTGGGTGGGTAGGAGAAGATAAGGCGGTTGAGCGACAGCAGCAGCTTTTATTTTCTGATAGGCACATAGTTTCAAACAATTGTGTAGGGATTGAGGCTTTAAGCAGACTTCAATCTTCAACTATGACTGGCACAAACTCTATAGTTGCGAGTAGATGTTCAGCATGGAGTGGAGAAGACATGGTGGAAACTGTTGGTGGATTGAATTCCCAAAGCGAGTTAAGTTCACTAAACAATGGTATTACTGGCATGAACCCTGGGTATTCTGTTGTGGTTCAACCAAAGCCTGTGATTCAGTCTGATTTAAATGGTTTTAGTGGTGGGTTTGGGTATAATAATTGTTCACCTCTACTGGGGACAGCAAGACTTGGGGTTGCAACAGGGAGGTCCAGTTCAGAGCACACAGCAGTTACTTCACAAGCATTTGACAAGGTTTCAACTAGCAACACCAGTTTCTGCCCAATGAGAGGGAATGATTTTAAGTTGAACAAAGCCAAGTTGTCAGAAACTTCAAGTGTATTGTTACAGTCTGGAAAATCATCAGCTCTAGGTCCGAGCTCCGACTCTCAGGCACTACTCAATGCAGGGATTGATGGAAAATCATTTCGGCAGTACAATCAACAAGATTTCTTTCAATTTCCACCGGACCTGAATGTTGGATGCTTGGCACCAAATTCACCTAGTTCCAGTGTGCCAATTGGTTTACCACAGCAGCCAGATTTAGCATTGCAGCTATGA